The nucleotide sequence CCGGTTCGACCCCCGTCAAACGCTGGTCCAATCCTTGGAATTTGACACTTAGCCGTGCGTGGTCAAATCCCAACAGATGCAAAATCGTGGCGTGAAAATCGCGGACATGAACCCGGTCTTCGACCACGTTGAACCCGAATTCGTCGCTTTGTCCGATCGTCAAACCAGGTTTCAGTCCACCGCCAGCCATCCACATCGTGAACGCATTGGGGTGATGGTCACGCCCGTTGTCCCCGCCGCCCTGAACCATCGGCGTGCGTCCGAATTCGCCGCCCCAAATCACCAGTGTTTCATCCAGCATCCCACGACGCTTCAAATCGGTGATCAACGCAGCGCACGCTTGATCGGTGTCGCCACAATTCCGTTTCAAGCCGTTGACCAGGTCGCCGTGCTGGTCCCAAGCTTCGTGAAATAGCTGAACGAACCGCGTGCCCCGCTCCACCAATCGCCGGGCCAGCAAACAGTTTTTGGCAAAAGACGATTTTTCTGGTTCCACTCCGTACAAATCCAACGTCTCCTGAGTCTCGCTGGATAAATCCATCAGCTCCGGTGCACTGGCCTGCATCCGAAACGCCATCTCGTACGAATTGATGCGGGTGGCAATTTCCGGATCGTTCATGCGATCCAGATGTTGCTGATTCAACGCCCTAATCGCATCCAATGTTTGGCGTTGTGTCTGTCGATCGATGCCGGCGGGATTGGACAAGTACAGCACCGGATCGCCGACATTTCGCAACTGCACGCCGTTGTAGACCGTCGGTAAAAAGCCACTGCCCCAATTGCTGTTCCCGCCGCTGGGGCCTTTTCGACCGCTGCTGAAGACAACAAA is from Crateriforma conspicua and encodes:
- a CDS encoding DUF1501 domain-containing protein, which codes for MRNDQLISASATSRRWFLKECGVGLGAIAAHSLMQSDANAASGPLAVKTPHFPGKIKNVIFLFMAGAPSHLELFDYKPQLAKFDGTLPPAGLLDGYRAAFINPNSKLLGPKFKFAKHGQCGAEISELLPHTAKVADDLTIIKSMVTDAFNHAPAQILMNTGSQLFGKPSLGSWTLYGLGSEAEDLPGFVVFSSGRKGPSGGNSNWGSGFLPTVYNGVQLRNVGDPVLYLSNPAGIDRQTQRQTLDAIRALNQQHLDRMNDPEIATRINSYEMAFRMQASAPELMDLSSETQETLDLYGVEPEKSSFAKNCLLARRLVERGTRFVQLFHEAWDQHGDLVNGLKRNCGDTDQACAALITDLKRRGMLDETLVIWGGEFGRTPMVQGGGDNGRDHHPNAFTMWMAGGGLKPGLTIGQSDEFGFNVVEDRVHVRDFHATILHLLGFDHARLSVKFQGLDQRLTGVEPAHVVQKILA